One window of Candidatus Anaeroferrophillus wilburensis genomic DNA carries:
- a CDS encoding CarD family transcriptional regulator: MFKIGDKAVYPGHGVGEIKAIEKKDIMGSNQEFYIFLTRESGMTIMIPRANTKTVGLRKLVNADEIPRVFEILKKKKIKVVNQTWNKRYKLFHDKIKGGSIFEIAEVLRDLILISSNKDLSFGERKMMDTAKNLLVNELALATAKKEQSVEEKIENIFV; this comes from the coding sequence TATATCCCGGTCACGGTGTAGGTGAAATAAAGGCAATCGAAAAAAAGGATATTATGGGCAGCAATCAGGAGTTCTACATCTTCCTGACGAGGGAGAGCGGCATGACCATTATGATCCCCCGGGCAAACACCAAGACTGTCGGCTTGCGAAAGCTGGTCAATGCCGATGAAATCCCCCGAGTTTTTGAAATTTTAAAGAAAAAAAAGATTAAAGTCGTCAACCAGACATGGAATAAACGATACAAGCTGTTTCATGATAAGATTAAAGGCGGTTCGATTTTTGAAATTGCCGAGGTACTGCGGGACCTGATTCTCATCAGCAGCAACAAAGACCTCTCTTTCGGCGAACGGAAGATGATGGATACCGCCAAGAACCTGCTCGTCAACGAACTTGCCTTGGCAACAGCAAAAAAAGAGCAGTCCGTCGAGGAAAAAATCGAAAATATTTTCGTTTAA
- a CDS encoding TRAM domain-containing protein: MRSLALKGVKGSEKIIDTSVIIDGRIADLSETGFLEGVLVVPQFVLQELQSIADSPDPLRRTRGRRGLDILKRMQNQAFIEIKIIDEDFPRIKEVDAKLVALAKKKQAKIITNDFNLNKVADLQGVAVLNINQLANALKPVVLPGETLHILIMKEGKEPLQGIGYLDDGTMVVVDHAKDLVGETLTVVVTSVLQTTAGRMIFAKKEH; the protein is encoded by the coding sequence ATGCGCTCCCTGGCACTCAAAGGGGTCAAGGGGAGCGAAAAAATTATTGACACATCAGTCATTATCGATGGCCGCATTGCCGACCTGTCGGAAACCGGTTTTCTCGAAGGCGTCCTGGTCGTTCCCCAATTTGTGCTGCAGGAACTGCAGTCAATTGCTGACTCCCCCGACCCACTCCGTCGAACCCGCGGCCGCCGCGGCTTGGATATCCTCAAGCGCATGCAGAATCAGGCCTTTATCGAGATCAAGATTATCGACGAGGATTTCCCCCGCATCAAGGAGGTCGATGCCAAACTGGTTGCCCTGGCGAAAAAAAAGCAGGCAAAAATCATCACCAACGATTTCAACCTCAACAAGGTAGCCGATCTGCAAGGCGTTGCGGTCCTCAACATTAATCAGTTGGCAAATGCCCTAAAACCGGTTGTCCTGCCGGGCGAAACACTCCATATTCTGATTATGAAAGAGGGAAAAGAGCCGTTGCAGGGAATTGGCTATCTTGATGACGGAACCATGGTCGTTGTTGATCATGCCAAAGATCTGGTGGGCGAGACACTGACCGTGGTGGTAACCAGTGTACTGCAGACCACTGCCGGCCGCATGATCTTCGCCAAGAAGGAGCACTGA